In Longimicrobium sp., one DNA window encodes the following:
- a CDS encoding patatin-like phospholipase family protein, with protein MEERRAARSEAGREFAPTEGATTDRGELAVVLTGGGARGAYQVGLLNYLAKAHPDIKVPIWTGVSAGAINMALMAQHHGTFAQAANELACLWSELLPERIFRVDARSLAANFGRWGLRLAGGPEGRVRGMVDTGPLRAFLEEALAPVNGELTGLDYNLHRGTLRAAAISTTDYTTGTSVVWVQGRDIETWERPGRTSRHCRFTIDHVMASAALPLFFPAVQIGPHWYGDGGIKMTAPLSPALHLGASRILAVSTRYDRTRAEAAAPDVAGYPPPAQIIGMMLDSVFLEMVDQDVARMERINTVVEHVPPEHRKGMRPVKLMVMRPSRDLARLSAEYEPRLPRAFRMLTRGLGTRQTSSPDVLSMLMFQHDYAKRLMALGEEDAERRGAELAAFLGDE; from the coding sequence GTGGAAGAGCGGCGGGCGGCGCGCAGCGAGGCCGGGCGCGAGTTCGCGCCCACGGAAGGCGCCACGACGGACCGCGGGGAGCTGGCGGTGGTGCTTACCGGCGGCGGCGCGCGCGGCGCGTACCAGGTGGGGCTGCTGAACTACCTGGCCAAGGCGCACCCCGACATCAAGGTGCCCATCTGGACCGGGGTGTCGGCCGGTGCCATCAACATGGCGCTGATGGCGCAGCACCACGGCACCTTCGCGCAGGCCGCCAACGAGCTGGCCTGCCTGTGGAGCGAGCTGCTCCCGGAGCGCATCTTTCGCGTGGACGCCCGGTCCCTGGCCGCCAACTTCGGGCGCTGGGGACTGCGGCTGGCCGGCGGTCCGGAGGGGCGGGTGCGCGGGATGGTGGATACGGGACCGCTGCGGGCGTTCCTGGAAGAAGCGCTCGCCCCGGTGAACGGCGAGCTGACGGGGCTGGACTACAACCTTCACCGCGGCACCCTGCGCGCCGCCGCCATCAGCACCACCGACTACACCACCGGCACGTCGGTGGTCTGGGTGCAGGGGCGCGACATCGAAACGTGGGAGCGGCCGGGGCGCACCAGCCGCCACTGCCGGTTCACCATAGACCACGTGATGGCATCGGCCGCGCTGCCGCTGTTCTTTCCCGCGGTGCAGATCGGGCCGCACTGGTACGGCGACGGCGGCATCAAGATGACGGCGCCGCTCTCCCCCGCCCTGCACCTGGGCGCCAGCCGCATCCTGGCCGTTTCCACCCGCTACGACCGCACCCGCGCCGAGGCCGCGGCGCCGGACGTGGCCGGGTATCCGCCGCCGGCCCAGATCATCGGGATGATGCTGGACTCGGTGTTCCTGGAGATGGTGGACCAGGACGTCGCGCGGATGGAGCGCATCAATACGGTGGTGGAGCACGTGCCGCCGGAGCATCGCAAGGGGATGCGCCCGGTGAAGCTGATGGTGATGCGGCCGTCGCGAGACCTGGCGCGCCTCTCCGCCGAGTACGAGCCCCGCCTTCCACGCGCGTTCCGCATGCTGACGCGCGGGCTGGGCACGCGGCAAACGTCCAGCCCCGACGTGCTCAGCATGCTGATGTTCCAGCATGACTACGCCAAACGCCTGATGGCCCTGGGCGAAGAAGACGCCGAGCGCCGCGGCGCCGAGCTGGCGGCGTTCCTGGGCGACGAGTAG
- a CDS encoding amidohydrolase has translation MIPRSRSTLLALLALSACATAPRPGTNPVPVPPRSPGWPHPGPGTPAERANAADMVLLGGRVFLADEANTVAEALAIRDGRVLAVGSDAAIRDYAGPGTQIVDLDGKLVTPGFNDAHIHFGAGGQGLLNVSLLGTTSLAEIERRVAAAAAQAQPGEWILGRGWDHTRLPASELGAGGWPTKEVLDRAAPNNPVLLSRVDGHTSWANTAALRIAGVTRTTANPSGGEVVRDARGEATGILKETAEGLVSRHVPAPTLAQARRGIRAALDLAARTGVTSVQTDVWGADMAVYKQLRDADSLTVRVYGWHPLERRVIEGMRELGITAGYGDEWLRMGMLKGYTDGTLGSRTAFMLEPFADDHSHRGLPQYTNAQLDSLVTAADAAGLQVILHAIGDAANRQALDAFERAARVNSERPRRHRIEHAQVLDQADIPRFRQLGVIASMQPTHATSDMRWVDTRIGRERATEGAYVWRSLLNAGATVVFGTDFPVEPMPPVEGIYSAVTRQSREEPGTPPGGWMPEQRLTRQEAIRLYTATPAYGEWQETRKGVLHAGMLADLVVWDRDLLTVPEGEILQAAPVMTVVGGRVVYRR, from the coding sequence TGCGCTACTGCGCCGCGGCCCGGCACGAACCCCGTGCCTGTGCCCCCGCGCTCGCCCGGCTGGCCGCACCCGGGGCCCGGAACGCCGGCCGAGCGCGCGAACGCCGCGGACATGGTGCTGCTGGGCGGCCGCGTGTTCCTGGCCGACGAGGCCAACACCGTCGCGGAGGCGCTCGCCATCCGCGACGGCCGCGTGCTCGCCGTGGGCTCCGACGCGGCCATCCGCGACTATGCCGGGCCCGGCACGCAGATCGTCGATCTGGACGGCAAGCTGGTGACGCCCGGGTTCAACGACGCGCACATCCACTTCGGCGCCGGAGGCCAGGGGCTGCTGAACGTGAGCCTGCTGGGCACCACCTCGCTGGCCGAGATCGAGCGCCGCGTGGCCGCCGCCGCCGCGCAGGCGCAGCCCGGGGAGTGGATCCTGGGACGCGGCTGGGACCACACGCGCCTTCCCGCCTCGGAACTGGGCGCGGGCGGCTGGCCCACCAAGGAGGTGCTGGACCGGGCCGCGCCCAACAACCCCGTCCTGCTTTCGCGCGTGGACGGCCACACCTCGTGGGCCAACACCGCGGCCCTGCGCATCGCCGGGGTCACCCGCACCACGGCCAACCCGTCCGGCGGCGAAGTGGTGCGCGACGCGCGCGGCGAGGCCACGGGCATCCTCAAGGAAACCGCGGAAGGGCTGGTGAGCCGGCACGTTCCGGCACCCACGCTGGCGCAGGCCCGCCGCGGCATCCGCGCGGCGCTGGACCTGGCCGCGCGCACGGGCGTCACCAGCGTCCAGACGGACGTGTGGGGCGCCGACATGGCCGTCTACAAGCAGCTGCGCGACGCGGACTCGCTCACCGTGCGCGTGTACGGCTGGCACCCGCTGGAACGGCGGGTGATCGAGGGGATGCGCGAGCTGGGCATCACCGCCGGCTATGGCGACGAGTGGCTGCGGATGGGGATGCTGAAGGGGTACACCGACGGCACGCTGGGCTCGCGCACCGCCTTCATGCTGGAGCCCTTCGCCGACGACCACTCGCACCGGGGGCTGCCGCAGTACACCAACGCGCAGCTCGACTCGCTGGTCACCGCGGCCGACGCGGCGGGGCTGCAGGTGATCCTTCACGCCATCGGCGACGCGGCCAACCGCCAGGCGCTGGACGCCTTCGAGCGCGCCGCCCGGGTGAACAGCGAGCGCCCGCGCCGGCACCGCATCGAGCACGCCCAGGTGCTGGACCAGGCCGACATCCCCCGTTTCCGGCAGCTGGGCGTAATCGCCTCCATGCAGCCCACGCACGCCACCAGCGACATGCGCTGGGTGGATACGCGCATCGGCCGCGAGCGCGCTACGGAGGGCGCCTACGTGTGGCGCTCGCTGCTGAACGCCGGCGCCACCGTCGTCTTTGGCACCGACTTCCCGGTGGAGCCCATGCCGCCGGTGGAGGGCATCTACTCGGCCGTCACCCGCCAGAGCCGCGAAGAGCCGGGGACTCCGCCGGGCGGCTGGATGCCCGAGCAACGGCTGACCCGCCAGGAGGCGATCCGCCTGTACACCGCCACCCCGGCGTACGGCGAGTGGCAGGAGACCCGCAAGGGAGTGCTGCACGCCGGCATGCTGGCCGACCTGGTGGTGTGGGACCGCGACCTGCTGACCGTTCCGGAAGGCGAGATCCTGCAGGCCGCGCCGGTGATGACGGTGGTGGGCGGCCGCGTCGTGTACCGCCGCTGA